TTGGCTAATCAATTTGTTCAACACTGTCACAGCGCTTTTTGAATCAGAACGCGTATCTTCAAAGACTACGTCGACCTTGATCCCTTGCTCGGCCAGATGTTGTACGGCAAGCTCTATCCCGTTCTTAGATTTCTGACCCCATACGGCAGCACTGCCTGTCAAAGATAGAGGCGCGCCGATCCGAATTCCCGTAGCGCCCGGGCCGCCCTTGCGCCCGCAGGATAACGCTGATG
The Thermoanaerobaculum aquaticum genome window above contains:
- a CDS encoding ABC transporter substrate-binding protein encodes the protein MSVGTHQRIWLSKAGAIGMALFVASALSCGRKGGPGATGIRIGAPLSLTGSAAVWGQKSKNGIELAVQHLAEQGIKVDVVFEDTRSDSKSAVTVLNKLISQ